The following coding sequences lie in one Sorghum bicolor cultivar BTx623 chromosome 6, Sorghum_bicolor_NCBIv3, whole genome shotgun sequence genomic window:
- the LOC8083725 gene encoding uncharacterized protein LOC8083725, whose protein sequence is MGLSPSKRVDAALRRAPAFAAACDAAFDRCLAVAQRRFPGVRRYQLADAAAHLHSELSASVPLVRRWVPSPPPRARVDAALRAAGLEDEAELSRLQFREFAVELFREAVLAGAADLLRAPAAAAGVVGIGMVARVAPPVVGRVVTVCAAGVATAVYLSLG, encoded by the coding sequence ATGGGCCTCAGCCCCTCGAAGCGCGTGGACGCCGCGCTGCGCCGCGCGCCGGCGTTCGCCGCCGCCTGCGACGCCGCCTTCGACCGGTGCCTCGCCGTCGCGCAGCGCCGCTTCCCGGGCGTCCGCCGGTACCAGCTCGCTGACGCCGCCGCGCACCTCCACTCGGAGCTCAGCGCGTCCGTCCCGCTGGTCCGGCGCTGGGTGCCCTCGCCGCCGCCCCGCGCCCGAGTCGACGCCGCGCTCCGCGCCGCTGGGCTAGAGGACGAGGCAGAGCTCTCGCGGCTCCAGTTCCGGGAGTTTGCCGTCGAGCTGTTCAGGGAGGCCGTGCTGGCCGGAGCTGCGGACCTCCTCCGCGCCCCAGCAGCCGCGGCCGGGGTCGTCGGGATAGGCATGGTGGCTCGCGTCGCTCCCCCGGTGGTCGGGAGGGTCGTCACCGTCTGCGCCGCCGGCGTGGCCACCGCGGTTTACCTCAGCCTGGGCTAG